One Pullulanibacillus sp. KACC 23026 DNA segment encodes these proteins:
- a CDS encoding DNA internalization-related competence protein ComEC/Rec2 has protein sequence MMRWVRWDWLGVCAVFGVLTGTAHHRFWLLSLLLISLLLIVRYRRLLLLSLMVFLTIYGLTTLTNQSISQSLTGDKMVQGRLQGAPVFDGDHITFIFQTVLDQEIIYGNYYVQTLSEKEKLEKALLPGVTCSIRGDFGQASPNRNPYGFNFNDYLQKKSVSGVSDISSISDCQSLALSPMDKVQRIRLKWIDFIQWKLPTPLNGYILALVFGTKDLLPADILSAYQTLGLSHLLTVSGLHVGLLSAFFLYLLKRLGWLRETSYLVFLCAILPCYVLITGNAPSVLRAGLMIAFVLVNELRGRALPPIQVIGLIGAGLLFFSPDILYQLSFQLSFTVTLVILYSWRLLKSMKNRWLLLSSLSGLAQLGALPLILYQFFQFSWLSIFMNLLYVPFICYGLLPISFLFAILSWLPSSVLSLMQAPLFPLIHSSEWLLAQAANWSYSMVTLGRPNGIEQLLLAGSLMVCFRFWEALSRYRMSVLLPYIMTGILIVAHIGLADLMPTGKVVFLDVGQGDSIFIQLPHNGQTILIDTGGQLAIPKEDWQKEKRPFEVGRDVVLNELKGMGITHLDLLVLTHRDVDHIGGAKGIVGHIPIRTIMVSSYFVPSDAEKIWLNRAKQLGTKLIIAKAKERWQVGDARFQILWPAEPTTTSNGTSLVIKGDFGGKSWLFTGDLEAPEEKKVLSLFPDLKVDLLKVGHHGSQTSSSDLFIKSIQPKLAIISVGANNRYGHPNRDVLDRLTKYGIPYLRTDEAGGITIRFDDHRILSVQPTIQK, from the coding sequence ATGATGAGATGGGTTCGGTGGGATTGGCTTGGCGTATGCGCGGTTTTTGGCGTTCTGACAGGTACCGCTCATCACCGGTTTTGGCTGCTAAGTCTCCTTCTAATAAGCTTGCTCCTGATTGTCCGGTATCGCAGGCTCCTCCTTCTTAGTCTAATGGTTTTTCTGACCATTTATGGGCTAACCACGCTTACAAACCAGTCGATCAGCCAGTCATTGACAGGGGACAAAATGGTTCAAGGGCGTCTTCAAGGCGCTCCTGTCTTTGATGGTGATCATATCACCTTTATTTTTCAAACCGTTCTCGATCAAGAGATCATATACGGCAACTATTACGTTCAAACACTCAGTGAGAAGGAAAAGCTTGAAAAGGCCTTATTACCTGGTGTGACGTGTTCGATCAGAGGTGATTTTGGTCAGGCTTCTCCCAATCGAAATCCTTATGGGTTTAATTTTAATGACTATCTCCAAAAAAAATCGGTTTCAGGTGTCAGTGATATTTCTTCGATTTCAGATTGTCAATCCCTCGCTCTTTCTCCTATGGATAAGGTTCAACGAATAAGACTGAAGTGGATTGATTTTATACAATGGAAACTGCCAACTCCCCTCAATGGATACATCCTCGCATTAGTCTTTGGAACAAAAGATCTGCTTCCCGCCGATATCCTGTCCGCCTATCAAACCCTCGGGCTTAGTCACCTGCTTACGGTTTCTGGCCTGCATGTCGGGTTACTCAGTGCCTTTTTTCTGTATTTATTAAAAAGGTTGGGATGGTTAAGAGAGACGAGCTATCTTGTTTTTTTATGTGCCATTCTACCTTGTTATGTGCTTATAACAGGAAATGCCCCTTCAGTTCTGCGAGCGGGCCTGATGATCGCATTTGTCCTTGTTAACGAACTTAGAGGAAGGGCGCTACCTCCCATTCAAGTGATTGGCTTAATTGGAGCAGGCTTGCTATTTTTTTCCCCCGATATCCTTTACCAATTATCCTTTCAGCTGTCGTTTACTGTCACTTTAGTGATTCTCTATTCATGGCGTTTATTGAAATCCATGAAGAATCGCTGGCTCCTTCTGAGTTCTCTATCCGGCCTAGCCCAACTTGGAGCGCTCCCCCTCATTCTTTATCAATTTTTCCAATTTTCCTGGTTAAGTATTTTCATGAATCTTCTCTATGTCCCCTTTATTTGTTATGGGTTGCTGCCAATCAGTTTTCTTTTTGCTATTCTTTCTTGGCTTCCTTCTTCCGTTCTTTCCCTCATGCAGGCCCCTTTATTCCCCCTCATTCATAGCTCCGAGTGGCTGTTAGCTCAAGCGGCCAATTGGTCCTATTCAATGGTGACACTTGGCCGCCCTAATGGGATTGAACAGCTTCTTCTTGCGGGGAGTCTGATGGTTTGTTTCCGGTTTTGGGAAGCTTTAAGCCGTTATCGAATGAGTGTGTTGCTACCCTATATAATGACAGGGATTCTCATAGTGGCTCATATTGGGTTGGCTGACTTGATGCCAACAGGTAAGGTTGTCTTCCTGGATGTGGGGCAAGGGGACAGTATATTTATTCAATTGCCTCATAATGGGCAGACCATTCTCATTGATACAGGTGGGCAATTAGCGATTCCGAAAGAGGATTGGCAGAAAGAAAAGAGGCCGTTTGAAGTGGGGAGAGATGTTGTGCTTAATGAATTAAAAGGGATGGGGATTACGCATCTGGACCTGTTAGTTCTAACACATCGTGATGTGGATCATATCGGTGGGGCAAAAGGGATTGTCGGGCATATTCCGATTAGAACGATAATGGTTAGTTCATATTTTGTCCCTTCTGATGCGGAAAAAATTTGGTTAAATCGTGCGAAACAACTAGGGACAAAGTTAATCATTGCGAAGGCAAAAGAACGTTGGCAGGTGGGGGATGCGCGCTTTCAAATTCTTTGGCCTGCTGAGCCAACGACCACCTCTAATGGGACGTCTCTTGTGATAAAAGGTGATTTTGGCGGAAAGTCATGGCTTTTTACAGGGGATTTAGAGGCACCGGAAGAGAAAAAAGTCTTATCCTTATTTCCTGACTTAAAAGTGGATCTTCTAAAGGTGGGGCATCATGGCAGTCAAACTTCCTCATCTGACCTATTTATTAAAAGCATTCAGCCTAAACTTGCGATTATTTCTGTTGGGGCGAACAATCGCTACGGGCATCCAAACAGGGACGTATTGGACCGTCTGACTAAATATGGCATTCCTTACTTAAGAACCGATGAAGCAGGCGGAATCACCATTCGATTTGACGATCATCGAATTCTATCTGTACAACCCACCATACAAAAGTAA
- a CDS encoding YqzM family protein, with protein MNEFEKEVHDKRNDFVDAMTGFNYSFLFFIVIFIIGIVIKQIMS; from the coding sequence ATGAATGAATTTGAAAAAGAGGTTCATGATAAACGCAATGACTTTGTCGATGCTATGACCGGTTTTAATTATTCCTTTTTATTCTTCATTGTTATTTTTATTATTGGCATTGTTATCAAACAGATCATGTCGTAA
- the holA gene encoding DNA polymerase III subunit delta — MGTVISKGWTIKPPFQPVYLFYGTQSFLIKRLRKSIADQAVDPADRDFNLSVYDLTETPIEVAIEDAMTLPFLGENRVIVLENPIFLTGDTKKTKVEHNLDVFSEYIENPSPSTILIVEAPYEKLDKRKKVVKLLESKGVVLELNQVGEKELYDLLKSEAAQFQAVYTEAAHERLMALVGFHVAQLINEVQKLSLYVGEDGEIDTAAVDLLATRSIESNVFDMVDLIMRGKGAEAIQLLEELFKQKEEPIRLLALIMRQIRILLQTILLTKEGYSQKQIASRLKLHPYAVKIANEQGRRFDIGQLKRALVWCSDTDYAMKTGQEEKQLSLQLLIHRISTIN, encoded by the coding sequence ATGGGGACTGTTATTAGTAAAGGCTGGACGATTAAGCCGCCATTTCAACCCGTATATTTATTTTACGGTACTCAAAGCTTTTTGATTAAACGTTTAAGGAAATCAATCGCAGATCAAGCGGTGGATCCAGCTGATCGAGATTTTAATTTATCTGTTTATGACTTAACAGAAACACCAATTGAAGTAGCGATTGAAGATGCCATGACGCTGCCTTTTTTGGGGGAGAATCGTGTGATTGTTCTTGAAAATCCTATTTTTTTGACAGGTGATACAAAAAAGACAAAAGTTGAGCATAATTTGGATGTGTTTTCGGAATACATAGAAAATCCTTCTCCGAGCACCATTCTCATTGTTGAAGCGCCTTATGAAAAATTGGATAAACGCAAGAAGGTCGTAAAACTTCTTGAATCTAAAGGGGTGGTTTTAGAATTAAATCAAGTCGGTGAGAAAGAACTATACGATTTATTAAAGTCTGAAGCGGCTCAGTTTCAAGCGGTTTACACGGAAGCGGCCCATGAGCGATTAATGGCACTTGTAGGCTTTCACGTCGCTCAATTGATCAATGAGGTTCAAAAATTATCTCTATATGTGGGAGAGGACGGAGAAATTGATACCGCGGCTGTTGACTTACTTGCCACCCGTTCCATTGAAAGCAATGTTTTTGACATGGTTGATTTAATTATGAGAGGGAAAGGGGCAGAGGCGATTCAGCTTCTTGAAGAGTTGTTTAAACAAAAGGAAGAACCGATCCGTTTATTAGCCCTCATTATGCGACAAATTCGCATTTTGTTACAAACTATATTGCTGACGAAAGAAGGCTATTCTCAGAAACAGATTGCTTCTCGTTTGAAGCTCCATCCTTATGCCGTTAAGATCGCAAACGAACAAGGAAGACGCTTTGATATCGGCCAGCTTAAAAGGGCATTGGTGTGGTGTTCGGATACCGATTATGCGATGAAAACAGGGCAGGAAGAAAAGCAACTCAGCTTACAATTATTAATCCATCGCATTTCGACAATAAATTAG
- a CDS encoding basic amino acid ABC transporter substrate-binding protein encodes MTKRRILGFLVVILCLSAFLVGCGSSKGTSDKSSGGGSSSTGGNKSSNTILVGADTTFPPFESEKNGTVTGFDIEMIKAIAKKEGLKVEQIKTMPFDGIIPALQGDQVDVAVAGITIKTSRMETVDFSNAYYKSGLSILVKKDSGINSLDDLKGKLVATKKATSSVDFLKSHGFKDANIKQYDDINTAYQTLESGGADAVVFDNPVNINFMNSHDDVHIVGGLLTGEYYGIAVTKDKPELLKKINDGLKAIQDDGTYAKLFDKYLGGDKNGLVNDVKAPKDVALDDE; translated from the coding sequence ATGACAAAAAGGAGAATTTTAGGATTCTTAGTCGTGATCTTATGCCTATCTGCTTTTTTAGTAGGATGTGGATCAAGCAAGGGAACGAGTGATAAGAGTTCCGGCGGCGGATCAAGCAGCACTGGTGGAAACAAGTCAAGTAATACGATTCTTGTTGGGGCAGATACGACCTTCCCGCCTTTTGAATCGGAGAAAAACGGGACGGTTACAGGGTTTGACATTGAGATGATCAAAGCCATTGCCAAAAAAGAGGGCCTGAAGGTGGAACAAATCAAAACCATGCCTTTTGATGGGATTATCCCAGCCTTACAAGGTGACCAAGTAGATGTTGCGGTTGCTGGGATTACGATCAAAACCTCTCGCATGGAAACAGTTGATTTTTCAAATGCCTATTACAAATCAGGTCTCTCGATTTTAGTTAAGAAGGATTCTGGTATTAATTCCTTAGATGATCTCAAAGGGAAATTAGTCGCAACTAAGAAAGCGACATCATCAGTTGACTTCTTAAAAAGTCACGGCTTCAAGGATGCCAATATCAAGCAATATGATGATATTAACACAGCCTACCAAACGCTTGAAAGCGGTGGTGCAGATGCCGTAGTATTTGACAACCCAGTTAATATTAATTTTATGAATTCTCACGATGATGTACATATCGTTGGCGGATTGTTAACAGGGGAATATTACGGTATTGCCGTTACGAAAGATAAGCCTGAACTTCTTAAGAAGATTAACGACGGCCTAAAAGCCATCCAAGACGATGGGACCTATGCTAAGCTATTTGATAAATATCTTGGCGGCGATAAGAATGGGCTGGTTAATGATGTGAAGGCCCCAAAAGATGTTGCTCTTGATGATGAATGA
- a CDS encoding amino acid ABC transporter permease: MVILQVIWSSLPVVLSGLWLTIEFSLIAIVLEVIIGLIAALMRLSNVAVLRWIATAFVELFRSTPLLVQLFFIVVGLPSILPLNHIFGPRFYPILGAIVTLGLNEGAYVTEIVRAGILGVDRGQKEAAASIGMNGFQTMRYIVLPQAFKRMIPPLVNQAAQTIKDTTLLAPIGIVEMLYKSQTVIAETFKAFQIYSLVAVLYFIIIFAVSKLAAYTERRLQVDKR; the protein is encoded by the coding sequence GTGGTTATTCTGCAGGTTATTTGGAGTAGTTTACCTGTTGTTCTTAGCGGGCTATGGCTGACGATTGAATTTTCGCTGATCGCCATTGTACTAGAAGTGATCATCGGATTGATTGCCGCCCTTATGCGCTTGTCTAATGTCGCGGTTTTACGATGGATTGCAACCGCATTTGTTGAACTTTTTCGCTCAACACCATTATTAGTTCAATTGTTTTTTATAGTTGTAGGATTGCCAAGTATTCTGCCTCTTAACCATATATTTGGACCGCGATTTTACCCTATTTTAGGAGCTATTGTTACTTTAGGATTAAATGAAGGGGCTTACGTAACCGAAATCGTTCGAGCTGGTATTTTGGGCGTTGATCGCGGTCAAAAGGAAGCAGCTGCAAGTATTGGGATGAACGGGTTTCAAACGATGCGTTATATCGTCCTTCCACAGGCTTTTAAACGCATGATTCCGCCTCTTGTCAACCAAGCCGCCCAAACGATTAAGGATACGACCTTGCTTGCGCCAATAGGAATTGTGGAAATGCTCTATAAAAGCCAAACTGTCATTGCTGAGACATTCAAGGCGTTTCAGATCTACAGTTTAGTTGCGGTTCTTTACTTCATAATTATTTTCGCTGTGTCTAAATTAGCCGCCTATACGGAGAGGAGGCTGCAAGTTGATAAACGTTAA
- a CDS encoding amino acid ABC transporter ATP-binding protein, with the protein MINVKDLHKYYGANEVLKGISNHVEEKEVVVVIGPSGSGKSTFLRCLNGLEEVTSGTIEINGMELTNPKTNIHKLRQHVGMVFQQFNLFKHLTIMENITIGPRKVLGRGVKESEEIARKLLAKVGLNDKDTSYPDELSGGQQQRVAIARALAMEPKVMLFDEPTSALDPEMVGEVLQVMKDLARDGMTMVVVTHEMGFAREVGDRVLFMDGGYLVEEGPPSEIFDHPKEPRTQSFLAKVLKH; encoded by the coding sequence TTGATAAACGTTAAAGATCTGCATAAATATTATGGTGCAAATGAAGTTTTAAAAGGGATTTCCAATCACGTTGAAGAAAAGGAAGTTGTGGTTGTGATCGGTCCTTCTGGCTCAGGGAAAAGCACCTTTCTTCGCTGTTTGAATGGTCTTGAAGAAGTGACGAGCGGAACCATTGAAATCAATGGAATGGAATTAACCAATCCAAAGACGAACATCCATAAATTACGTCAACACGTTGGCATGGTTTTCCAGCAATTTAATCTGTTTAAACACTTGACTATAATGGAGAATATCACCATCGGACCTCGAAAAGTATTGGGACGAGGGGTAAAAGAAAGCGAAGAAATAGCGCGAAAGTTATTGGCTAAAGTTGGATTGAACGATAAGGACACAAGCTACCCCGATGAACTGTCAGGCGGACAGCAGCAGAGGGTCGCCATTGCTCGAGCACTTGCTATGGAACCCAAGGTCATGCTCTTTGATGAACCGACTTCCGCACTTGACCCTGAAATGGTCGGAGAGGTGCTGCAGGTTATGAAGGACCTTGCGAGAGATGGCATGACAATGGTAGTCGTCACGCATGAAATGGGGTTTGCAAGAGAGGTAGGAGACCGAGTGCTGTTTATGGATGGCGGATATCTCGTTGAAGAAGGGCCGCCCTCCGAAATTTTTGATCATCCTAAGGAACCGCGTACACAAAGCTTCTTAGCGAAAGTTTTAAAGCACTGA
- the rpsT gene encoding 30S ribosomal protein S20: MPNIKSAIKRVNKSEDNRAHNHAIKAAMRTSIKSFNVKVEQNDAAGAQEAFLNATKKIDKAVTKGLIHKNKAAREKSRLSKKLNSVSA; the protein is encoded by the coding sequence ATGCCAAACATCAAATCTGCTATTAAGCGTGTAAACAAAAGCGAAGACAATCGCGCACATAACCATGCGATTAAAGCTGCTATGCGTACATCAATCAAATCATTCAATGTAAAAGTTGAACAAAATGATGCAGCTGGCGCTCAAGAAGCTTTCTTAAACGCCACTAAGAAGATTGACAAAGCTGTTACAAAAGGCTTAATTCATAAAAATAAAGCAGCTCGTGAAAAATCACGTTTGTCAAAGAAATTGAACAGTGTTTCCGCGTAA
- the gpr gene encoding GPR endopeptidase, with translation MANNVDLEKFSVRTDLAVEAREMVQEQEAPPLRGIESHEENRDGIEISWLTINDEASQRIGKKAGHYLTFEVQGIRNQDQELQKTVERIFAEEFARFLDEHGIKDNASCLVVGLGNWNVTPDALGPKAVENLLVTKHLFDLQPYRVKDGFRPVSALAPGVMGITGIETSDIIYGVIEKTKPDFVIAIDALASRSIERVNTTIQVSDTGIHPGSGVGNKRKELSKEALGIPVFAIGIPTVVDAVSITSDALDYILKHFGREIREQNKPAKSLLPSGLMFGERKVYKEDDLPSEEQRSSFLGLVGTLSEDEKRSLIREVLGPTGHNLMVTPKEVDVFIEDMANVIASGLNAALHRNVSQENLDAFTH, from the coding sequence ATGGCAAACAATGTCGATTTAGAAAAATTTAGTGTAAGGACGGATTTGGCGGTTGAAGCCAGAGAGATGGTTCAAGAGCAAGAAGCACCGCCTTTAAGAGGGATTGAATCACACGAGGAAAATCGGGATGGTATTGAGATCTCCTGGTTAACTATTAATGATGAGGCAAGCCAAAGAATTGGAAAAAAAGCCGGCCATTACCTCACGTTTGAAGTTCAAGGAATTCGCAACCAAGACCAAGAACTCCAAAAAACGGTAGAACGCATTTTCGCAGAGGAATTTGCTCGATTTTTAGATGAGCATGGGATTAAGGATAATGCGAGCTGTCTTGTGGTTGGTCTTGGGAATTGGAATGTGACGCCGGACGCCCTTGGCCCAAAAGCAGTCGAAAACCTTCTTGTCACAAAACATCTTTTTGACTTACAGCCTTACCGAGTCAAAGATGGTTTTCGACCAGTAAGTGCGCTTGCTCCTGGTGTCATGGGGATTACTGGAATTGAGACAAGTGACATTATATACGGTGTTATTGAGAAAACAAAGCCGGACTTTGTGATTGCAATAGATGCGCTTGCTTCTAGGTCGATCGAACGCGTTAACACAACGATTCAGGTATCAGATACGGGGATTCATCCAGGGTCAGGGGTTGGAAATAAGCGGAAGGAACTCTCGAAGGAAGCACTGGGCATTCCTGTCTTTGCAATCGGTATCCCAACGGTTGTAGACGCTGTGTCGATCACAAGTGACGCTTTAGACTATATACTTAAGCATTTTGGAAGAGAAATAAGAGAACAGAATAAGCCTGCGAAGTCCTTGCTGCCTTCAGGTCTTATGTTTGGAGAACGAAAAGTGTACAAAGAAGATGATTTGCCATCTGAGGAACAACGCTCTTCCTTTTTAGGGCTTGTTGGAACATTGTCAGAAGATGAAAAACGGAGCTTAATTCGGGAAGTTCTTGGCCCGACCGGTCATAACTTAATGGTTACCCCAAAAGAAGTGGATGTTTTTATAGAAGATATGGCGAATGTTATTGCAAGCGGATTGAATGCCGCACTGCACCGAAATGTCTCTCAAGAAAATTTAGACGCCTTTACACACTAA
- a CDS encoding DUF3679 domain-containing protein, with product MKPFVIKTTLLMIALLVCVLYGMEVAKHNMLNMVGQTSKQSGVVSQLKEPLPKPTLSGTSDSSAKQTNSTDGNTAVAKKQETTQASSSSDELSERIKKLNTIQTFNPYGSLGQSLSNGLQTSFSHGMTAATSLFNQLIDHVF from the coding sequence ATGAAGCCTTTTGTAATAAAAACGACTCTATTAATGATCGCCTTATTGGTGTGTGTGTTATATGGGATGGAAGTGGCCAAGCACAACATGCTGAATATGGTCGGCCAAACCTCCAAGCAATCTGGAGTGGTTTCACAGCTTAAAGAGCCACTTCCAAAGCCAACCTTGTCGGGAACATCAGACTCATCGGCTAAGCAAACGAATTCAACGGATGGAAACACGGCTGTCGCAAAGAAGCAGGAAACCACGCAAGCTTCATCTTCTTCAGATGAGCTTTCGGAACGTATAAAGAAGCTCAATACGATCCAAACCTTTAATCCTTATGGCTCATTAGGTCAAAGCTTGTCGAATGGCTTACAGACGTCTTTCTCACATGGAATGACGGCCGCCACATCCCTTTTTAATCAACTTATTGATCATGTTTTTTAA
- the lepA gene encoding translation elongation factor 4, whose amino-acid sequence MANDRKARQQRIRNFSIIAHIDHGKSTLADRILEQTSALTKREMKEQMLDAMDLERERGITIKLNAVQLKYKAKDGETYIFHLIDTPGHVDFTYEVSRSLAACEGALLIVDAAQGIEAQTLANVYLALENDLEIIPIINKIDLPNADPERVKQEVEDVIGLDASEAVLTSAKAGIGIEEVLEAIVEKVPAPSGDPDGPLQALIFDSLYDPYRGVVAYIRVVEGTVKVGDRIKMMATNKVFEVTELGVFTPKPVAQEELTVGDVGFLAGAIKNVGDTRVGDTITSAERPASEALPGYRKMNPMVFCGLYPIDSSDYNDLREALEKLELNDSSLQYEAETSEALGFGFRCGFLGLLHMEIIQERIEREFGIDLITTAPSVIYRITDLKGVMTEIHNPSEMPDKKLIEKVEEPYVKATIMTPNDYVGQVMELCQKKRGDFIDMVYLDENRVNITYHIPLSEIVYDFFDHLKSNTKGYASFDYEMLGYRESDLVKMDILLNGEQIDALSIIVHKDFAYDRGKAIVEKLKELIPRQQFEVPIQAAIGLKIIARTNIKALRKNVLAKCYGGDISRKRKLLEKQKEGKKRMKTVGRVEVPQEAFMAVLRLDQD is encoded by the coding sequence ATGGCAAACGATCGCAAGGCTAGACAGCAGCGGATTCGCAACTTTTCCATTATCGCACATATTGATCATGGAAAATCGACGCTTGCAGACCGTATATTGGAACAGACAAGTGCGCTGACGAAACGAGAAATGAAAGAACAAATGCTAGACGCCATGGATTTAGAGCGTGAGCGAGGTATTACAATTAAGTTAAATGCTGTTCAATTAAAGTATAAAGCGAAGGATGGCGAAACTTACATCTTTCATTTAATTGATACGCCCGGACACGTCGATTTTACCTATGAGGTCTCTCGAAGCCTTGCTGCTTGTGAGGGTGCGCTCTTAATTGTTGATGCCGCACAAGGTATTGAGGCCCAGACACTCGCAAATGTTTATTTAGCCTTGGAGAATGATTTAGAGATCATTCCTATTATAAATAAAATTGATTTGCCGAATGCGGACCCAGAGCGGGTTAAGCAAGAAGTTGAGGACGTAATTGGTCTTGACGCATCAGAGGCGGTTTTGACTTCGGCTAAAGCAGGAATTGGTATTGAAGAAGTTTTGGAAGCGATCGTTGAAAAAGTGCCGGCTCCGTCCGGTGATCCAGACGGTCCGCTGCAAGCTTTGATTTTTGATTCCTTGTATGATCCTTATAGGGGAGTTGTCGCTTATATAAGGGTGGTTGAAGGTACCGTTAAAGTCGGCGACCGGATTAAAATGATGGCGACGAATAAAGTATTTGAAGTGACTGAACTGGGTGTTTTTACACCAAAGCCTGTTGCTCAAGAAGAATTAACCGTTGGAGATGTTGGCTTCTTAGCGGGAGCTATTAAAAATGTGGGCGATACACGCGTCGGGGACACCATTACGAGCGCCGAACGCCCGGCAAGCGAGGCATTGCCGGGTTACCGGAAAATGAACCCCATGGTGTTCTGTGGACTTTATCCGATTGATTCCAGCGACTACAATGATCTGCGTGAGGCTTTGGAAAAGCTTGAACTCAATGATTCCTCGCTTCAATATGAGGCGGAAACGTCAGAGGCTTTGGGCTTTGGTTTCCGCTGCGGTTTCTTGGGACTTCTTCATATGGAAATTATCCAAGAGCGTATCGAACGTGAATTTGGCATTGACCTCATTACGACAGCGCCGAGTGTTATTTATCGTATAACGGATCTTAAAGGGGTTATGACCGAAATTCATAATCCATCCGAAATGCCGGACAAGAAGCTCATTGAAAAAGTGGAAGAGCCTTACGTTAAAGCGACGATTATGACGCCGAATGATTATGTCGGTCAGGTCATGGAGCTTTGTCAGAAGAAACGCGGTGACTTTATCGATATGGTTTATCTCGATGAAAATCGGGTTAACATTACCTATCATATCCCGCTTTCGGAAATTGTTTATGACTTTTTCGATCATCTGAAATCTAATACAAAGGGCTATGCTTCCTTTGATTATGAAATGTTAGGGTACAGAGAGTCAGATTTAGTTAAGATGGATATTCTGCTTAACGGTGAACAAATTGATGCGTTATCCATTATTGTTCATAAGGATTTTGCTTATGACAGAGGGAAGGCTATTGTTGAAAAGTTAAAGGAATTGATTCCGCGTCAACAATTTGAAGTCCCTATTCAGGCTGCGATTGGATTAAAAATCATTGCGCGAACAAATATTAAAGCATTGCGAAAGAATGTATTGGCAAAGTGTTATGGCGGGGATATTTCCCGGAAAAGAAAGCTTCTTGAAAAACAAAAAGAAGGTAAGAAGCGAATGAAGACAGTCGGACGTGTTGAAGTACCGCAGGAAGCCTTCATGGCAGTTCTTCGCCTCGACCAAGATTAA
- the hemW gene encoding radical SAM family heme chaperone HemW, protein MKAAYLHIPFCDHICYYCDFNKYLIKNQPVDDYLKAMDKEIRTMMTSHNRLDLQTLFVGGGTPTALTPDQLSFFLKIVKQALWHEGIQEYTFEANPENMTEEKLSRMYEEGVNRLSIGVQTFNSTGLKEIGRLHSVEEVYRGLELARHIGFENVSIDLMFGLPGQTESDLDRSIDEALKLQPDHLSIYALQVEPKTIFYNRMRKGELHLPGPDREADMYDQLIERLEEKGYLQYEISNFAKPGYESKHNLLYWQNEMYFGFGAGAHGYVDDERVVNAGAVKGYIRRVEETGSAVISTHPVPLVEQIEEELFLGLRTRFGVSKERFKEKFHREIETVYGEVISRLKEKQLLIEEGDRLILSQEGLFISNEVLSYFLQPTIIDKSKED, encoded by the coding sequence ATCAAAGCGGCCTATCTCCACATTCCATTTTGTGATCATATTTGCTATTATTGCGATTTTAATAAGTATTTAATAAAGAACCAACCGGTAGACGACTATCTGAAAGCGATGGACAAAGAAATACGAACGATGATGACGAGTCATAACCGTTTGGATCTGCAAACACTCTTTGTTGGCGGAGGAACACCGACTGCGCTAACCCCTGATCAGTTATCTTTCTTTTTAAAAATAGTCAAACAAGCGCTTTGGCATGAGGGGATTCAAGAGTATACCTTTGAAGCTAATCCAGAAAATATGACAGAAGAAAAATTAAGTCGGATGTATGAAGAAGGGGTTAATCGTCTGAGCATTGGTGTGCAGACCTTTAATTCTACCGGCCTCAAAGAAATTGGCCGTCTTCATAGCGTTGAAGAGGTTTATCGCGGTCTTGAACTTGCACGCCACATTGGTTTTGAAAATGTTTCTATTGATCTGATGTTTGGATTGCCGGGGCAAACGGAGTCGGATCTCGATCGGTCCATTGATGAAGCTCTGAAGCTTCAGCCTGATCACCTTTCAATTTACGCTCTACAAGTCGAGCCGAAGACGATTTTTTATAATCGGATGAGAAAAGGTGAGCTTCATTTGCCGGGACCCGACCGTGAAGCGGACATGTATGATCAATTGATTGAACGGTTAGAGGAAAAAGGTTATTTACAATATGAAATCAGTAATTTTGCGAAACCGGGCTATGAAAGTAAACATAATCTCCTGTATTGGCAAAATGAAATGTATTTTGGTTTTGGTGCTGGAGCACATGGGTACGTTGATGATGAGCGAGTAGTCAATGCAGGTGCGGTAAAAGGTTATATTCGCCGAGTCGAGGAAACCGGATCGGCGGTTATTTCCACCCATCCTGTCCCGTTAGTTGAACAAATTGAAGAAGAGCTCTTTTTGGGTTTGCGCACTCGGTTTGGAGTGTCGAAGGAGCGGTTTAAAGAGAAATTCCACAGAGAGATTGAAACGGTTTATGGCGAGGTCATCAGCCGTCTTAAAGAGAAACAGCTGCTCATTGAAGAGGGTGACCGCCTTATTTTGTCTCAAGAAGGCTTGTTTATCAGCAATGAGGTTTTATCTTACTTTTTACAGCCGACAATCATTGACAAATCCAAAGAAGATTGA